A genomic window from Brassica oleracea var. oleracea cultivar TO1000 chromosome C8, BOL, whole genome shotgun sequence includes:
- the LOC106308106 gene encoding 60S ribosomal protein L23 yields the protein MSKRGRGGTSGNKFRMSLGLPVAATVNCADNTGAKNLYIISVKGIKGRLNRLPSACVGDMVMATVKKGKPDLRKKVLPAVIVRQRKPWRRKDGVFMYFEDNAGVIVNPKGEMKGSAITGPIGKECADLWPRIASAANAIV from the exons ATGTCGAAGCGAG GACGTGGAGGAACGTCGGGGAACAAGTTCAGGATGTCGCTGGGTCTCCCCGTGGCGGCGACGGTGAACTGTGCTGACAACACGGGTGCCAAGAACCTTTACATCATTTCGGTTAAAGGAATCAAGGGTCGTCTCAACAGGTTGCCTTCAGCTTGCGTCGGCGACATGGTGATGGCTACAGTCAAGAAGGGTAAGCCTGATCTGAGGAAGAAGGTTCTTCCAGCTGTCATCGTTAGGCAGAGGAAGCCGTGGCGCCGAAAGGATGGTGTCTTCATGTACTTCGAAG ATAATGCTGGAGTCATCGTCAACCCCAAGGGAGAAATGAAAGGTTCTGCGATCACTGGTCCCATTGGTAAAGAGTGCGCTGATCTCTGGCCAAGAATTGCTAGTGCTGCCAATGCCATTGTCTAG
- the LOC106310683 gene encoding homeobox protein 2-like isoform X1 encodes MSQDVISSHEQLSMDEITSPLTAQIVDFCDPQFFQETFNQTSEVTSASNCCGYVENNNNNNNGSKQDHEDNNNNNNNDNGDLSIIFDSQDDFDNDITASIDFSSSIQFSASDQLQDQFDFTGVQLHQPPNVLYSSSSCDPLPPPLSVFEDDCLSSVPSYNIGSLNPTSPSCSFLGNPGLPTYMSVTGNMMNTGLNMERSGFYSGSIHLGSDFKPSHDQLMEIQADTSGMFFPDSIKPIFNPENHHLQTLDGGENQNHLVATPVLPQCGTDITGLDDGSVNKVAKLTAEQRKEKIHRYMKKRNERNFSKKIKYACRKTLADSRPRVRGRFAKNDELCEPHRHGSSSHHEEDDDDVGVKEEEQLVDSSDIFSHISGVNSFKCSYPIQSWI; translated from the exons GATGAGATCACAAGCCCTCTCACCGCACAAATCGTTGACTTTTGTGATCCACAATTCTTTCAAGAGACCTTTAATCAAACTTCTGAAGTGACCTCTGCTTCAAATTGTTGTGGCTATGTTGAAAACAACAACAACAACAACAATGGTTCGAAGCAAGACCATGAAGACAACAATAACAACAACAATAATGACAACGGGGACTTATCAATCATATTCGATTCACAAGACGATTTCGATAACGACATCACAGCTTCCATCGATTTCTCTTCCTCTATTCAGTTTTCAGCCTCTGATCAACTCCAAGACCAGTTTGATTTCACCGGTGTTCAGCTTCATCAGCCTCCCAACGTCCTCTACTCTTCATCTTCTTGTGATCCCCTGCCTCCGCCTTTATCGGTTTTCGAAGATGATTGTCTTTCTTCTGTCCCAAGTTACAATATTGGCTCCCTAAACCCTACTTCCCCTTCTTGCTCTTTCTTGGGTAATCCCGGTTTACCAACTTACATGTCTGTAACCGGGAATATGATGAATACCGGTTTAAACATGGAGAGATCCGGTTTTTACTCTGGGAGTATCCATTTGGGTTCAGATTTTAAACCATCACATGATCAATTGATGGAGATTCAGGCTGATACTAGTGGAATGTTCTTCCCAGATTCGATTAAACCCATCTTCAATCCAGAAAATCACCATCTCCAG ACACTTGACGGTGGAGAAAACCAGAACCACCTTGTGGCAACACCGGTTCTTCCACAGTGTGGAACAGATATAACCGGTTTAGACGATGGGAGTGTCAACAAAGTAGCTAAACTCACTGCCGAGCAGAGGAAAGAGAAGATTCATAGGTATATGAAGAAGAGAAACGAGAGGAACTTCAGCAAGAAAATTAAG TATGCATGTAGGAAGACTTTGGCTGATAGTCGTCCAAGAGTTAGAGGAAGATTTGCAAAGAACGATGAATTGTGTGAACCACATAGACATGGTTCTTCAAGCCATCACGAAGAAGACGATGATGAT GTGGGGGTCAAGGAAGAAGAACAATTGGTTGATTCTTCGGACATATTTTCACACATAAGTGGTGTCAACTCTTTCAAGTGCAGTTATCCAATCCAGTCTTGGATTTGA
- the LOC106310683 gene encoding homeobox protein 2-like isoform X2, translated as MQVFKDEITSPLTAQIVDFCDPQFFQETFNQTSEVTSASNCCGYVENNNNNNNGSKQDHEDNNNNNNNDNGDLSIIFDSQDDFDNDITASIDFSSSIQFSASDQLQDQFDFTGVQLHQPPNVLYSSSSCDPLPPPLSVFEDDCLSSVPSYNIGSLNPTSPSCSFLGNPGLPTYMSVTGNMMNTGLNMERSGFYSGSIHLGSDFKPSHDQLMEIQADTSGMFFPDSIKPIFNPENHHLQTLDGGENQNHLVATPVLPQCGTDITGLDDGSVNKVAKLTAEQRKEKIHRYMKKRNERNFSKKIKYACRKTLADSRPRVRGRFAKNDELCEPHRHGSSSHHEEDDDDVGVKEEEQLVDSSDIFSHISGVNSFKCSYPIQSWI; from the exons ATGCAAGTCTTCAAA GATGAGATCACAAGCCCTCTCACCGCACAAATCGTTGACTTTTGTGATCCACAATTCTTTCAAGAGACCTTTAATCAAACTTCTGAAGTGACCTCTGCTTCAAATTGTTGTGGCTATGTTGAAAACAACAACAACAACAACAATGGTTCGAAGCAAGACCATGAAGACAACAATAACAACAACAATAATGACAACGGGGACTTATCAATCATATTCGATTCACAAGACGATTTCGATAACGACATCACAGCTTCCATCGATTTCTCTTCCTCTATTCAGTTTTCAGCCTCTGATCAACTCCAAGACCAGTTTGATTTCACCGGTGTTCAGCTTCATCAGCCTCCCAACGTCCTCTACTCTTCATCTTCTTGTGATCCCCTGCCTCCGCCTTTATCGGTTTTCGAAGATGATTGTCTTTCTTCTGTCCCAAGTTACAATATTGGCTCCCTAAACCCTACTTCCCCTTCTTGCTCTTTCTTGGGTAATCCCGGTTTACCAACTTACATGTCTGTAACCGGGAATATGATGAATACCGGTTTAAACATGGAGAGATCCGGTTTTTACTCTGGGAGTATCCATTTGGGTTCAGATTTTAAACCATCACATGATCAATTGATGGAGATTCAGGCTGATACTAGTGGAATGTTCTTCCCAGATTCGATTAAACCCATCTTCAATCCAGAAAATCACCATCTCCAG ACACTTGACGGTGGAGAAAACCAGAACCACCTTGTGGCAACACCGGTTCTTCCACAGTGTGGAACAGATATAACCGGTTTAGACGATGGGAGTGTCAACAAAGTAGCTAAACTCACTGCCGAGCAGAGGAAAGAGAAGATTCATAGGTATATGAAGAAGAGAAACGAGAGGAACTTCAGCAAGAAAATTAAG TATGCATGTAGGAAGACTTTGGCTGATAGTCGTCCAAGAGTTAGAGGAAGATTTGCAAAGAACGATGAATTGTGTGAACCACATAGACATGGTTCTTCAAGCCATCACGAAGAAGACGATGATGAT GTGGGGGTCAAGGAAGAAGAACAATTGGTTGATTCTTCGGACATATTTTCACACATAAGTGGTGTCAACTCTTTCAAGTGCAGTTATCCAATCCAGTCTTGGATTTGA